In Nakaseomyces glabratus chromosome A, complete sequence, the DNA window TTGTCCAAAATATCTGGGTTCATACCTAGACACATAGAACAGCCAGCTTCTCTCCATTCAAAGCCAGCTGCAATGAAAACTTTATCAAGCCCTTCTTCTTCGGCTTGTACCTTGACTAAACCGGATCCTGGGACAACCATAGCTCTCTTGATATTTGGGGCAATCTTATGACCATTTAAGACCTTAGCGGCATTTCTCAAATCTTCAATACGGCCATTAGTACATGAACCAATGAAGACCTTGTCGACATAGATACTCTTCAATGGAGTGTTTGGTTTCAAGCCCATGTATTCGAGAGCTCTCTCCATACCGGACTTCTTGATTGGATCATCTACATTAGCTGGATCTGGAACTGATGCACTGATTGGTAGCGCATCTTGTGGAGAAGTACCCCAGGTAATAGTTGGAATAATTTCTGAACCTTTGATGACGATTTCGTGATCGAATTTGGCGCCCTCATCAGAATGCAAAGTCTTCCAGTAAGCAACAGCCTTGTCCCATTCGGCACCAGTTGGGGCCAATGGTCTTCCTTTGAAATATTCGAAAGTGACATTGTCTGGTTTGATCATACCAGCTCTTGCACCGGCCTCAATGGACATATTACACATAGACATACGAGCTTCCATAGATAAGTTCTCTATAGCTTCACCAGCAAATTCAATGACGGAACCAGTACCACCAGCAGTACCGATCACACCAATGATATGAAGAATCAAATCCTTAGATGTAATACCTGGGCTTAACTTACCGTCGACTCTAATTCTCATATTCTTGGATTTACTTTGAATGATAGTTTGGGTAGCCAAGACGTGTTCGACTTCGGAGGTACCGATACCGAATGCCAATGCACCGAATGCACCGTGAGTAGAAGTGTGGGAGTCACCACACACCACAGTGGTACCAGGTAAGGTGAAACCTTGCTCAGGACCAATAGTATGGACGATACCTTGTCTCTTCTCGGTTAGACCAAAGTATGGTACGCCAAATTGCTTGACGTTCTGTTCCAAAGTCTTCACTTGTAAGCGGGAGTCGGTTTGTGTAATGAAAGAGtccaagttcttgaaaCTCTTTCTGGACTCGGTTGGGATGTTGTGGTCAACTGTGGCCAAAGTACAATCCACCCTTCTTACTGGTCTGTTCGCATTAGTCAAACCTTCAAAGGCCTGTGGAGAAGTAACCTCGTGCACTAGATGTCTGTCAATGTACAACAAGTAAGAGCCATTCTCATCCTTGTGCACCACATGCGCATCAAATACTTTATCATATAGGGTCCTAGGACCTTTAGTCTCTGTAGTAACCATCGgttaatattct includes these proteins:
- the LEU1 gene encoding 3-isopropylmalate dehydratase LEU1 (CAGL0A00363g~Ortholog(s) have 3-isopropylmalate dehydratase activity, role in leucine biosynthetic process and cytoplasmic stress granule, cytosol localization), yielding MVTTETKGPRTLYDKVFDAHVVHKDENGSYLLYIDRHLVHEVTSPQAFEGLTNANRPVRRVDCTLATVDHNIPTESRKSFKNLDSFITQTDSRLQVKTLEQNVKQFGVPYFGLTEKRQGIVHTIGPEQGFTLPGTTVVCGDSHTSTHGAFGALAFGIGTSEVEHVLATQTIIQSKSKNMRIRVDGKLSPGITSKDLILHIIGVIGTAGGTGSVIEFAGEAIENLSMEARMSMCNMSIEAGARAGMIKPDNVTFEYFKGRPLAPTGAEWDKAVAYWKTLHSDEGAKFDHEIVIKGSEIIPTITWGTSPQDALPISASVPDPANVDDPIKKSGMERALEYMGLKPNTPLKSIYVDKVFIGSCTNGRIEDLRNAAKVLNGHKIAPNIKRAMVVPGSGLVKVQAEEEGLDKVFIAAGFEWREAGCSMCLGMNPDILDKYERCASTSNRNFEGRQGALSRTHLMSPAMAAATAVAGHFVDIREFKYNNADDAKVTISSDEDEELEEAAYEHTEPQQPGDAPTDVENDQLKDIPVESETKRLKTDDTKPVAGGMDPFVVLNGLAAPLEKANVDTDAIIPKQFLKTIKRTGLRSGLFYEWRFVKDDSGKDKETDFVLNVNPWRKAEVLVVTGDNFGCGSSREHAPWALKDFGIKSIIAPSFGDIFYNNSFKNGLLPIRIDQDTIVNKLVPVAKAGKNLVINLPDQTISDSDGNVLVEHFEVEAFRKHCLVNGLDDIGITLQKEQYIDQYEKIRREKYSFYEGGSKLLHFPAKQFPKKRTPLTTYDTVHQDW